One segment of Mycolicibacterium baixiangningiae DNA contains the following:
- a CDS encoding aromatic ring-hydroxylating oxygenase subunit alpha — MARFPKPPEGSWTEHYPQLGTGPVSYEDSIDPQFYEIERKAVFKRAWLNVGRVEQIPRKGSYFTKELKVANTSIIVVRTTAGEVKAYHNICRHRGNKLVWNDMPLEETSGVCRQFTCKYHAWRYDLDGNLTFVQQEGEFFDLDKSRYGLVPVHCDVWEGFIFVNFAQEPERTLRDFLGPMITDLEGYPFGRMTSRFHYRSDVKANWKLYMDAFQEFYHAPVLHANQSPTAYSKAAAEAGFEAPHYRIEGPHRLVSTSGIRAWEMADEMRKPIEDICQSGLFGPWDKPDLGEMPAGLNPAKCEPWGLDSFQLFPNFVILFWGQGWYLTYHYWPTSHNTHVFEGTVYFPQPRTPRERIAQELAAVSFKEYGLQDANTLEATQTMVESRVLENFVLCDQEVLIRHLHKETAAWVEEYQRTTAAGV, encoded by the coding sequence ATGGCCCGATTTCCCAAGCCACCCGAAGGCAGCTGGACCGAACACTACCCGCAACTGGGGACGGGACCGGTGTCCTACGAGGACTCCATCGACCCGCAGTTCTACGAGATCGAGCGCAAGGCGGTGTTCAAGCGTGCCTGGCTCAACGTCGGTCGGGTGGAACAGATCCCCCGTAAGGGCAGCTACTTCACCAAAGAGCTGAAGGTCGCCAACACCTCCATCATCGTCGTGCGCACGACCGCCGGTGAGGTGAAGGCCTACCACAACATCTGCCGGCACCGGGGCAACAAGTTGGTGTGGAACGACATGCCGCTCGAGGAGACCAGCGGTGTGTGCCGGCAGTTCACCTGCAAGTACCACGCGTGGCGCTACGACCTCGACGGAAACCTGACCTTCGTGCAGCAGGAGGGTGAGTTCTTCGATCTGGACAAGAGTCGCTACGGCCTGGTGCCCGTCCACTGCGACGTCTGGGAGGGGTTCATCTTCGTCAACTTCGCCCAAGAGCCCGAGCGGACGCTGCGAGATTTCCTCGGTCCGATGATCACCGACCTGGAGGGCTATCCCTTCGGCAGGATGACGTCGCGGTTCCACTACCGGTCGGACGTGAAGGCGAACTGGAAGCTGTACATGGATGCGTTCCAGGAGTTCTACCACGCACCGGTACTGCATGCGAACCAGTCACCGACGGCGTATTCGAAGGCCGCCGCGGAGGCCGGATTCGAAGCGCCGCACTATCGGATCGAAGGGCCGCACCGACTGGTGAGCACGTCAGGCATACGGGCCTGGGAGATGGCCGACGAGATGCGCAAGCCCATCGAGGACATCTGCCAGAGCGGGCTTTTCGGCCCCTGGGACAAACCGGATCTGGGGGAGATGCCGGCCGGCCTCAACCCCGCGAAGTGCGAGCCGTGGGGCCTGGACTCGTTCCAGCTGTTCCCGAATTTCGTGATCCTCTTCTGGGGGCAGGGCTGGTACCTGACCTACCACTACTGGCCGACGTCGCACAACACGCATGTCTTCGAGGGCACCGTGTACTTCCCGCAGCCGCGTACGCCGCGGGAGCGCATCGCCCAGGAACTGGCCGCCGTGTCGTTCAAGGAGTACGGACTCCAGGACGCCAACACGCTGGAGGCGACGCAGACGATGGTCGAATCGCGCGTTCTCGAGAACTTCGTGCTCTGCGATCAGGAAGTGCTGATCCGGCACCTGCACAAGGAGACGGCCGCCTGGGTCGAGGAATACCAGCGCACAACGGCGGCGGGGGTGTGA
- a CDS encoding metal-dependent hydrolase family protein produces the protein MTQPGPGTKTVLRAARWADVEAQQVRSPAVIVIDGNRIESINPAEPPADPDLDIDLGDVTLLPGLMDMELNLLIGGPGGPEGLPSPMHGVQDDPAYRTLRGAVNARSTLDAGFTTVRNLGLMVKTGGYLLDVALQRAIDQGWHPGPRIYPAGHAVTPYGGHLDPTVFQRLAPGIMPLSVAEGIANGVDEVRACVRYQIRHGAKLIKVSASGGVMSHSTAPGAQQYSDDEFAAIADEAHRAGVRVAAHAVGDSAIRACIRAGIDCIEHGFLATDDTIQMMVDHGTFLVSTTYLTEAMAIDRIAPELRKKAEEVFPRAQAMLPKAIAAGVRIACGTDAPAIPHGQNAKELRALVARGMTPMQAIRAATVTSAELIEADDELGRLAPGYLADIIAVPGDPSRDIETTLDVRFVMKDGVVQATTANV, from the coding sequence GTGACGCAGCCGGGTCCCGGCACGAAGACGGTGTTGCGCGCGGCCCGCTGGGCCGATGTTGAGGCCCAGCAGGTGCGGTCCCCGGCGGTGATCGTCATCGACGGCAACAGGATCGAGTCGATCAATCCCGCCGAGCCGCCCGCTGATCCGGACCTGGACATCGACCTCGGCGACGTCACGCTGCTGCCGGGGCTGATGGATATGGAGCTCAATCTCCTCATCGGCGGTCCGGGCGGTCCGGAGGGCCTGCCCAGTCCGATGCACGGAGTGCAGGACGACCCGGCGTACCGCACACTGCGGGGCGCGGTGAACGCGCGGTCCACGCTCGATGCCGGATTCACCACCGTGCGCAACCTCGGCCTGATGGTCAAGACCGGCGGCTACCTGCTCGACGTGGCCCTGCAGCGTGCGATCGACCAGGGTTGGCACCCCGGGCCGCGGATCTATCCGGCGGGTCACGCCGTGACCCCGTACGGCGGGCACCTCGACCCGACGGTCTTCCAGCGTCTCGCACCGGGGATCATGCCGCTGTCCGTCGCGGAGGGCATCGCCAACGGCGTCGACGAGGTCCGCGCCTGCGTGCGCTACCAGATCCGGCACGGCGCCAAGCTCATCAAGGTCTCGGCATCCGGGGGCGTGATGTCGCACAGTACCGCCCCTGGTGCGCAACAGTATTCGGACGACGAATTCGCCGCCATCGCCGACGAGGCGCACCGTGCCGGGGTGCGGGTAGCCGCCCATGCGGTGGGCGACAGCGCCATCCGGGCCTGTATCCGGGCGGGCATCGACTGCATCGAGCACGGCTTCCTCGCCACCGACGACACCATCCAGATGATGGTCGACCACGGCACCTTCCTGGTGTCGACGACGTACCTGACCGAGGCGATGGCGATCGACCGCATCGCACCCGAACTGCGCAAGAAGGCCGAGGAGGTCTTCCCGCGCGCCCAGGCGATGCTGCCCAAGGCGATCGCCGCGGGCGTCCGCATCGCCTGCGGCACCGATGCTCCCGCGATTCCGCACGGGCAGAACGCCAAAGAGCTGCGCGCCCTGGTGGCACGCGGCATGACGCCGATGCAGGCCATCCGGGCGGCGACGGTCACCAGCGCCGAACTGATCGAGGCCGACGATGAGCTGGGCCGGCTGGCGCCCGGGTACCTCGCCGACATCATCGCCGTGCCGGGTGACCCGTCCCGGGATATCGAGACCACCCTCGATGTGCGCTTCGTGATGAAGGACGGCGTCGTCCAGGCCACGACGGCTAACGTTTAG
- a CDS encoding emopamil-binding protein has protein sequence MPEQISTQISPRPGGGEPNFARPWAPHRRRIYLAAAAFTGAAFVLVVVGVGVGILPPTFTVDVVANLLFGIPVILLPFVLLWNAPGENRTRVDKAAELTLFYLPYTAGSQIGYELIFLIGHPLNLWTPTDDPGWKWLWWQYGLADTRYTSGNNWIFGLELVGVAVGVTVFLVWTRLIRPDLPTESRIKNLWLAFAGVAMLASSTGVYFLSEVRSGFGDIGQGAFGLWFKFIAENVPFIILPALVLYSIYLQIDFLTRRAATPR, from the coding sequence ATGCCAGAGCAGATATCGACACAGATCTCCCCCCGGCCGGGTGGGGGTGAGCCGAACTTCGCCAGGCCTTGGGCGCCGCACCGGCGGCGGATCTACCTGGCCGCGGCGGCATTCACCGGTGCGGCCTTCGTTCTCGTGGTGGTCGGCGTCGGTGTCGGAATTCTGCCCCCGACGTTCACCGTCGACGTCGTCGCCAACCTGCTGTTCGGTATCCCCGTGATCCTGCTCCCCTTCGTTCTCCTCTGGAATGCACCCGGAGAGAACCGAACTCGCGTCGACAAGGCCGCCGAACTCACGCTGTTCTACCTCCCCTACACGGCAGGGAGCCAGATCGGTTACGAGCTGATCTTTCTGATCGGCCATCCCCTGAACCTGTGGACCCCGACCGACGATCCCGGCTGGAAGTGGTTGTGGTGGCAGTACGGTCTGGCCGATACCCGCTACACCAGCGGCAACAACTGGATCTTCGGCCTGGAGTTGGTGGGTGTCGCCGTCGGCGTGACGGTGTTCCTGGTCTGGACCCGCCTGATCCGGCCCGACCTGCCCACCGAGTCCCGCATCAAGAACCTGTGGCTGGCGTTCGCAGGCGTCGCGATGCTGGCGAGCAGCACCGGCGTGTACTTCCTTTCCGAGGTCCGGTCCGGCTTCGGCGATATCGGACAGGGCGCCTTCGGGCTCTGGTTCAAATTCATCGCCGAGAACGTCCCGTTCATCATCCTGCCGGCCCTGGTGCTCTATTCGATCTATCTGCAGATCGACTTTCTGACCCGGCGAGCGGCGACGCCGAGGTAG
- a CDS encoding aldehyde dehydrogenase, whose product MGGRWCDPTAGQWIEVIAPHTEEPIAHVAAAGPGDVEAAVAAARTAFESGPWPRMDPAERIAAVRRLAALYGERRSQMAETITSEIGAPISFAQRAQVALPWTMMTAFCDLAEDYPFRETRPGRYGADIHIRREPVGVVAAIVPWNMPQFLIVTKLIPALLAGCAVILKPAPESPLDALLLAEMIAESDLPAGVVSVLPGDGSLGEYLVKHPGVDKVSFTGSTAAGKSVAAACAAGLKRVSLELGGKSAAIVLDDADPAAVAAGVRSASLSNSGQICNALTRILVPAARAGEFTDALAAEMASLVIGDPTDSATQVGPLVAQRQQQRVRGYIDTGREEGARLVTGGAEMPDGVEKGWFVRPTLFTDATNDMRIAREEIFGPVLTVIPFSDEDEAVAIANDSDYGLAGSVFTEDTERGLGVAARIRTGTFGVNQGYTMDPFAPFGGVKGSGYGRELGREGLDGYTDTKSISIAAGSKGT is encoded by the coding sequence ATCGGTGGCAGGTGGTGTGACCCGACCGCCGGGCAATGGATCGAAGTCATCGCCCCGCATACCGAGGAACCGATCGCGCATGTCGCGGCGGCGGGCCCCGGCGACGTGGAGGCGGCGGTCGCCGCCGCGCGGACGGCGTTCGAATCCGGCCCGTGGCCGCGGATGGATCCCGCCGAACGCATCGCGGCCGTGCGGCGCCTGGCCGCCCTCTACGGCGAACGACGCTCCCAGATGGCCGAGACCATCACCTCCGAGATCGGTGCACCCATCAGCTTCGCGCAGCGCGCGCAGGTCGCGTTGCCGTGGACGATGATGACCGCCTTCTGCGATCTGGCCGAGGACTACCCGTTCCGCGAAACGCGCCCGGGGAGGTACGGCGCCGACATCCACATCCGCCGTGAGCCGGTGGGTGTGGTCGCCGCGATCGTGCCGTGGAACATGCCGCAGTTCCTCATCGTCACCAAGCTGATCCCCGCCCTGCTCGCCGGCTGCGCCGTCATCCTCAAGCCGGCGCCGGAGTCACCGCTCGACGCGCTACTGCTGGCCGAGATGATCGCGGAGTCGGATCTGCCGGCAGGCGTGGTGAGTGTGCTGCCGGGCGACGGGTCGCTCGGCGAGTATCTGGTGAAGCACCCGGGGGTGGACAAGGTTTCGTTCACGGGCTCGACGGCTGCGGGTAAGAGTGTCGCCGCGGCGTGCGCGGCCGGTCTGAAACGCGTCAGCCTCGAACTCGGCGGCAAGTCCGCCGCAATCGTGCTCGACGATGCCGACCCCGCCGCCGTTGCGGCAGGCGTGCGGTCGGCCAGCCTGAGCAACAGCGGTCAGATCTGCAACGCGCTCACCCGGATCCTGGTGCCCGCAGCCCGCGCCGGCGAGTTCACCGACGCACTCGCGGCCGAGATGGCGTCGCTGGTGATCGGTGACCCGACGGACAGTGCCACCCAGGTCGGCCCGCTGGTCGCGCAACGCCAGCAGCAGCGGGTTCGCGGCTACATCGACACGGGCCGGGAAGAAGGTGCACGCCTGGTCACCGGCGGGGCCGAGATGCCCGACGGCGTCGAAAAGGGGTGGTTCGTCCGTCCGACCCTGTTCACCGACGCCACCAACGACATGCGCATCGCCCGCGAGGAGATCTTCGGTCCGGTGCTGACCGTCATCCCGTTCTCCGACGAGGACGAGGCGGTGGCGATCGCCAACGACTCCGACTACGGCCTCGCGGGGTCGGTGTTCACCGAGGACACCGAGCGCGGACTCGGCGTCGCCGCCCGTATCCGGACCGGGACCTTCGGCGTCAACCAGGGCTACACCATGGACCCGTTCGCGCCTTTCGGCGGTGTGAAAGGCAGCGGCTACGGACGTGAGCTCGGCCGCGAGGGCCTCGACGGCTACACCGACACCAAGTCGATCTCGATCGCGGCAGGAAGCAAAGGAACGTAA